One genomic window of Conger conger chromosome 9, fConCon1.1, whole genome shotgun sequence includes the following:
- the LOC133136957 gene encoding programmed cell death protein 6-like isoform X1, producing the protein MAYHAYQSAQYSAPPDQSFLWNIFQRVDKDHSGAISDTELQQALSNGTWTPFNPVTIRSIISMFDRDNKGGVNFHEFGGVWKYITDWQNIFHTYDTDHSGFIGKEQLKQALTCFGYRLSDHFYNILIQKFDRQTRGQVAFDDFIQCCTVLQRLTDMFRRYDTDQDGVIQVSYEQYLCMMFSVA; encoded by the exons ATGGCATATCACGCATACCAAAGTGCTCAGTACAGCGCCCCGCCCGATCAAAGTTTCCTGTGGAATATATTTCAGAG AGTTGACAAAGACCACAGCGGTGCAATCTCGGACACAGAGCTCCAGCAAGCCCTATCAAACG GTACCTGGACGCCTTTTAATCCTGTAACTATTCGATCTATTATAT CCATGTTTGACAGAGACAACAAAGGCGGGGTGAATTTCCATGAGTTTGGGGGAGTGTGGAAGTATATCACGGACTGGCAGAACATCTTCCACACCTACGACACGGACCACTCTGGCTTCATCGGCAAGGAACAACTGAAACAGGCACTCACCTGCTTTG GTTACCGCCTGTCTGATCACTTCTATAACATCCTGATTCAGAAGTTTGACAGACAGACGAGGGGTCAGGTGGCCTTCGATGACTTCATTCAGTGTTGTACTGTGCTTCAG AGACTAACGGACATGTTCAGACGGTATGACACAGATCAGGACGGCGTGATCCAGGTCTCATACGAGCAGTATTTGTGTATGATGTTCAGTGTTGCTTAA
- the LOC133136957 gene encoding programmed cell death protein 6-like isoform X2, with protein MAYHAYQSAQYSAPPDQSFLWNIFQRVDKDHSGAISDTELQQALSNAMFDRDNKGGVNFHEFGGVWKYITDWQNIFHTYDTDHSGFIGKEQLKQALTCFGYRLSDHFYNILIQKFDRQTRGQVAFDDFIQCCTVLQRLTDMFRRYDTDQDGVIQVSYEQYLCMMFSVA; from the exons ATGGCATATCACGCATACCAAAGTGCTCAGTACAGCGCCCCGCCCGATCAAAGTTTCCTGTGGAATATATTTCAGAG AGTTGACAAAGACCACAGCGGTGCAATCTCGGACACAGAGCTCCAGCAAGCCCTATCAAACG CCATGTTTGACAGAGACAACAAAGGCGGGGTGAATTTCCATGAGTTTGGGGGAGTGTGGAAGTATATCACGGACTGGCAGAACATCTTCCACACCTACGACACGGACCACTCTGGCTTCATCGGCAAGGAACAACTGAAACAGGCACTCACCTGCTTTG GTTACCGCCTGTCTGATCACTTCTATAACATCCTGATTCAGAAGTTTGACAGACAGACGAGGGGTCAGGTGGCCTTCGATGACTTCATTCAGTGTTGTACTGTGCTTCAG AGACTAACGGACATGTTCAGACGGTATGACACAGATCAGGACGGCGTGATCCAGGTCTCATACGAGCAGTATTTGTGTATGATGTTCAGTGTTGCTTAA
- the LOC133136957 gene encoding programmed cell death protein 6-like isoform X3 has product MFDRDNKGGVNFHEFGGVWKYITDWQNIFHTYDTDHSGFIGKEQLKQALTCFGYRLSDHFYNILIQKFDRQTRGQVAFDDFIQCCTVLQRLTDMFRRYDTDQDGVIQVSYEQYLCMMFSVA; this is encoded by the exons ATGTTTGACAGAGACAACAAAGGCGGGGTGAATTTCCATGAGTTTGGGGGAGTGTGGAAGTATATCACGGACTGGCAGAACATCTTCCACACCTACGACACGGACCACTCTGGCTTCATCGGCAAGGAACAACTGAAACAGGCACTCACCTGCTTTG GTTACCGCCTGTCTGATCACTTCTATAACATCCTGATTCAGAAGTTTGACAGACAGACGAGGGGTCAGGTGGCCTTCGATGACTTCATTCAGTGTTGTACTGTGCTTCAG AGACTAACGGACATGTTCAGACGGTATGACACAGATCAGGACGGCGTGATCCAGGTCTCATACGAGCAGTATTTGTGTATGATGTTCAGTGTTGCTTAA